A genomic stretch from Astatotilapia calliptera chromosome 4, fAstCal1.2, whole genome shotgun sequence includes:
- the rundc1 gene encoding RUN domain-containing protein 1 isoform X1, producing MSTDELSASDSEAVLAGAGERWAPVGAVASPEDESGSCGRGAHSRQRCSTSASEEEMTSRLRRLEEEQDLLNSSLLALTSHFAQVQFRLKQIVHAQSEEKERMLADLEEFAFRGCPHVVGCRAQDTKQLENSGDLSEREKRERLEAQREKQKDLIFQLKTQLDDLERFAYQEGSYDSLPQSVVMERQKVIIDELIKKLDVNLNEDIGNLSPEELRQRVDAAIAQIVNPARVKEQLVEQLKTQIRDLEMFINFIQDEVGNPLLSDGRSQQPRAAGTNTRSPGAKKKVDPEQAQKMRETGLQLIQKALAVLQIFAASQFGCATGHVPQSMWPQDLCGQDYGPLLQRLEAAVEKVRVLGSHRHPSVEHVVNYTSSSTLGARDELTTSVRKELAIALKDLLAHGLFSPSQTMSVVLAPISCLLPYRPVSQTMHPWELFVKYYHSKNGKAFVESPARQLSQSFGLHVGSGPVTVTPKQSLLWAVHTVLKEHGRYKRGPDSEFKALVCMALNEQRLVSWLNLLCKSGTLIHPHYHSWSYMAQTGFEGALRILGRISHLRFNLPVDLAVRQLKNIKDAF from the exons ATGTCCACAGACGAGCTGTCAGCCTCGGATAGCGAGGCTGTGCTAGCCGGAGCAGGGGAGCGGTGGGCTCCGGTGGGCGCTGTGGCTAGCCCCGAGGATGAGAGCGGGAGCTGCGGCAGGGGCGCTCATTCGAGGCAGAGATGCTCGACGTCGGCCAGCGAGGAGGAAATGACCTCCCGGCTGAGGAGGCTCGAGGAGGAGCAGGACTTACTAAACTCCTCTCTCCTCGCACTCACCTCTCACTTCGCTCAGGTCCAGTTCAGACTGAAGCAGATCGTTCACGCACAGAGCGAGGAGAAGGAGAGGATGCTGGCAGACCTGGAGGAGTTCGCCTTCAGGGGATGCCCGCATGTGGTGGGCTGCAGGGCTCAGGACACCAAGCAGCTGGAGAACTCG GGCGATCTG AGTGAGAGGGAGAAGAGGGAACGTCTGGAAGCACAGAGGGAAAAACAGAAGGATCTCATTTTCCAGCTGAAGACGCAGCTGGATGATCTTGAGCGCTTTGCCTACCAGGAGGGAAGCTACGACTCACTGCCGCAGTCCGTCGTCATGGAGAGACAGAAG GTCATCATTGACGAGTTGATCAAAAAGTTGGATGTAAACCTGAACGAGGACATCGGGAACTTGTCACCTGAGGAGCTGAGGCAGAGAGTGGACGCTGCCATCGCTCAGATAGTGAACCCAGCCAGAGTCAAAGAGCAGCTGGTGGAGCAGCTCAAAACGCAAATCAGGGATCTGGAGATGTTCATCAACTTCATCCAGG ATGAGGTGGGGAACCCTCTTTTGTCAGATGGACGCAGCCAGCAGCCACGCGCAGCAGGGACCAATACCAGATCTCCAGGAGCAAAGAAGAAAG TGGACCCAGAGCAGGCCCAGAAGATGCGAGAGACCGGCCTGCAGCTGATCCAGAAGGCCCTGGCCGTGCTGCAAATCTTCGCTGCCAGCCAATTTGGCTGCGCGACCGGACACGTCCCCCAGAGCATGTGGCCTCAGGATCTGTGCGGGCAGGACTACGGACCCCTGCTGCAGCGTCTGGAGGCAGCTGTGGAGAAGGTGCGAGTTCTGGGATCGCATAGGCACCCATCTGTCGAACACGTGGTCAATTACACCAGCAGCTCCACACTGGGGGCCCGAGACGAGCTGACGACGTCTGTGAGGAAGGAGCTGGCCATTGCTCTGAAAGACTTGTTGGCTCACGGCCTCTTTTCACCCTCTCAGACCATGAGCGTAGTGCTGGCACCCATCTCCTGCCTTCTGCCTTACAGACCGGTCTCACAAACCATGCACCCATGGGAACTCTTTGTGAAGTACTACCACTCCAAAAACGGGAAGGCCTTCGTAGAGTCACCGGCCCGCCAGCTCTCTCAGTCCTTCGGCCTGCACGTTGGTAGCGGCCCGGTAACCGTCACGCCTAAGCAGTCTCTGCTGTGGGCCGTTCACACTGTGCTGAAGGAGCATGGACGTTACAAGCGAGGACCGGACTCGGAGTTCAAAGCTCTGGTGTGCATGGCTCTGAATGAGCAGCGGCTCGTATCGTGGCTCAACCTGCTGTGCAAGTCGGGCACTCTGATACACCCGCACTATCACTCCTGGAGTTACATGGCGCAGACCGGCTTCGAAGGAGCCCTGCGCATCCTGGGTCGCATCAGCCACCTCAGGTTCAACCTCCCTGTGGATCTGGCTGTTCGGCAGCTGAAGAACATTAAAGATGCTTTCTGA
- the rundc1 gene encoding RUN domain-containing protein 1 isoform X2, translating to MSTDELSASDSEAVLAGAGERWAPVGAVASPEDESGSCGRGAHSRQRCSTSASEEEMTSRLRRLEEEQDLLNSSLLALTSHFAQVQFRLKQIVHAQSEEKERMLADLEEFAFRGCPHVVGCRAQDTKQLENSSEREKRERLEAQREKQKDLIFQLKTQLDDLERFAYQEGSYDSLPQSVVMERQKVIIDELIKKLDVNLNEDIGNLSPEELRQRVDAAIAQIVNPARVKEQLVEQLKTQIRDLEMFINFIQDEVGNPLLSDGRSQQPRAAGTNTRSPGAKKKVDPEQAQKMRETGLQLIQKALAVLQIFAASQFGCATGHVPQSMWPQDLCGQDYGPLLQRLEAAVEKVRVLGSHRHPSVEHVVNYTSSSTLGARDELTTSVRKELAIALKDLLAHGLFSPSQTMSVVLAPISCLLPYRPVSQTMHPWELFVKYYHSKNGKAFVESPARQLSQSFGLHVGSGPVTVTPKQSLLWAVHTVLKEHGRYKRGPDSEFKALVCMALNEQRLVSWLNLLCKSGTLIHPHYHSWSYMAQTGFEGALRILGRISHLRFNLPVDLAVRQLKNIKDAF from the exons ATGTCCACAGACGAGCTGTCAGCCTCGGATAGCGAGGCTGTGCTAGCCGGAGCAGGGGAGCGGTGGGCTCCGGTGGGCGCTGTGGCTAGCCCCGAGGATGAGAGCGGGAGCTGCGGCAGGGGCGCTCATTCGAGGCAGAGATGCTCGACGTCGGCCAGCGAGGAGGAAATGACCTCCCGGCTGAGGAGGCTCGAGGAGGAGCAGGACTTACTAAACTCCTCTCTCCTCGCACTCACCTCTCACTTCGCTCAGGTCCAGTTCAGACTGAAGCAGATCGTTCACGCACAGAGCGAGGAGAAGGAGAGGATGCTGGCAGACCTGGAGGAGTTCGCCTTCAGGGGATGCCCGCATGTGGTGGGCTGCAGGGCTCAGGACACCAAGCAGCTGGAGAACTCG AGTGAGAGGGAGAAGAGGGAACGTCTGGAAGCACAGAGGGAAAAACAGAAGGATCTCATTTTCCAGCTGAAGACGCAGCTGGATGATCTTGAGCGCTTTGCCTACCAGGAGGGAAGCTACGACTCACTGCCGCAGTCCGTCGTCATGGAGAGACAGAAG GTCATCATTGACGAGTTGATCAAAAAGTTGGATGTAAACCTGAACGAGGACATCGGGAACTTGTCACCTGAGGAGCTGAGGCAGAGAGTGGACGCTGCCATCGCTCAGATAGTGAACCCAGCCAGAGTCAAAGAGCAGCTGGTGGAGCAGCTCAAAACGCAAATCAGGGATCTGGAGATGTTCATCAACTTCATCCAGG ATGAGGTGGGGAACCCTCTTTTGTCAGATGGACGCAGCCAGCAGCCACGCGCAGCAGGGACCAATACCAGATCTCCAGGAGCAAAGAAGAAAG TGGACCCAGAGCAGGCCCAGAAGATGCGAGAGACCGGCCTGCAGCTGATCCAGAAGGCCCTGGCCGTGCTGCAAATCTTCGCTGCCAGCCAATTTGGCTGCGCGACCGGACACGTCCCCCAGAGCATGTGGCCTCAGGATCTGTGCGGGCAGGACTACGGACCCCTGCTGCAGCGTCTGGAGGCAGCTGTGGAGAAGGTGCGAGTTCTGGGATCGCATAGGCACCCATCTGTCGAACACGTGGTCAATTACACCAGCAGCTCCACACTGGGGGCCCGAGACGAGCTGACGACGTCTGTGAGGAAGGAGCTGGCCATTGCTCTGAAAGACTTGTTGGCTCACGGCCTCTTTTCACCCTCTCAGACCATGAGCGTAGTGCTGGCACCCATCTCCTGCCTTCTGCCTTACAGACCGGTCTCACAAACCATGCACCCATGGGAACTCTTTGTGAAGTACTACCACTCCAAAAACGGGAAGGCCTTCGTAGAGTCACCGGCCCGCCAGCTCTCTCAGTCCTTCGGCCTGCACGTTGGTAGCGGCCCGGTAACCGTCACGCCTAAGCAGTCTCTGCTGTGGGCCGTTCACACTGTGCTGAAGGAGCATGGACGTTACAAGCGAGGACCGGACTCGGAGTTCAAAGCTCTGGTGTGCATGGCTCTGAATGAGCAGCGGCTCGTATCGTGGCTCAACCTGCTGTGCAAGTCGGGCACTCTGATACACCCGCACTATCACTCCTGGAGTTACATGGCGCAGACCGGCTTCGAAGGAGCCCTGCGCATCCTGGGTCGCATCAGCCACCTCAGGTTCAACCTCCCTGTGGATCTGGCTGTTCGGCAGCTGAAGAACATTAAAGATGCTTTCTGA